A section of the Alkalihalobacillus sp. LMS39 genome encodes:
- a CDS encoding glycosyltransferase — protein MRAIKKVVHLTSVHHPLDPRIYYKECHSLQNGGYDVTLIAPEVDEQIEHSDVTVIPVKKHKNRIMRMLMTTFSVYKKAKAIKADYYHFHDPELLIVGWLLKKKDNVVIYDIHEDYETSILQKEYVSRRLRTLVAKGYKKLEAFLTKKMELCLAEKYYLDKYPTGTCILNYPILNKELVKNENQKSANNKVIYTGNITSDRGALIHASLPLLDSNISVHLFGKCPGELAAKMKECAGEGKDRLLIEGIDRYVPKAIIDEQYSSYSWLAGIALFPPTEHYMRKELTKFFEYMTAGLPILCSNFPLWKTFIDTYQCGVTVNPSDEKEIKAAIDYLRNNPDEAKKMGENGRKAVLSELNWGIEEKKLLEWYEQIVQ, from the coding sequence ATCAGTCCACCATCCATTAGATCCAAGAATTTATTACAAAGAGTGTCATTCCCTTCAAAATGGGGGATATGATGTCACTTTAATTGCTCCAGAGGTGGATGAACAAATCGAGCATTCAGACGTCACAGTAATACCTGTTAAAAAACATAAAAACCGAATAATGCGAATGCTCATGACAACTTTTTCTGTGTATAAGAAAGCAAAAGCAATCAAAGCCGATTATTATCATTTTCATGACCCGGAGTTATTAATAGTTGGTTGGCTTTTAAAGAAAAAAGACAATGTTGTCATTTATGATATTCATGAAGACTATGAGACGAGTATTTTACAAAAGGAATATGTAAGTAGACGACTTCGAACGCTAGTTGCGAAGGGGTATAAAAAATTAGAAGCTTTTCTCACTAAGAAAATGGAGTTATGTTTAGCGGAAAAATACTATTTAGATAAATATCCGACTGGGACTTGTATTCTTAACTATCCTATTTTAAATAAGGAATTAGTTAAAAATGAGAATCAAAAAAGTGCAAATAATAAAGTCATTTACACCGGAAATATTACTTCCGACAGAGGAGCATTAATTCATGCTTCATTGCCACTTCTAGATTCTAATATTTCTGTTCATCTATTCGGAAAATGCCCAGGCGAACTAGCTGCAAAAATGAAAGAGTGTGCAGGAGAAGGGAAAGACCGCTTACTAATTGAAGGAATTGACAGGTACGTTCCTAAAGCTATTATTGATGAGCAGTATAGTAGCTATTCTTGGTTAGCAGGTATTGCGTTGTTTCCTCCAACCGAGCATTATATGCGGAAAGAACTAACGAAGTTCTTTGAGTATATGACAGCGGGATTACCTATTTTATGCTCGAATTTCCCTCTGTGGAAAACATTTATCGATACATACCAGTGTGGAGTAACGGTGAATCCTTCTGATGAAAAAGAAATTAAAGCCGCAATTGATTATTTAAGGAACAATCCGGATGAGGCAAAGAAAATGGGGGAGAATGGTAGAAAAGCGGTTCTTTCTGAGCTGAACTGGGGAATTGAAGAAAAGAAGCTACTGGAATGGTATGAACAAATTGTACAATAA